In Hahella sp. KA22, one genomic interval encodes:
- the secB gene encoding protein-export chaperone SecB, protein MSENAEAPKQPVFALQRIYLKDLSFESPNSPAVFQSEWKPQVNMDLNTENKKVSDNQWEVVLTLTITAKLADKTAFVIEVQQAGVFMIDGLSPQQLAQTLGAFCPNILFPYARETIDMLAVKGSFPALMLQPVNFDAIYAEAVKRQQAQQAAPAEEAKH, encoded by the coding sequence ATGTCTGAGAATGCAGAAGCTCCCAAGCAGCCAGTATTCGCGCTGCAACGTATTTATCTGAAAGACCTTTCTTTCGAGTCGCCAAATTCACCGGCTGTTTTCCAGTCTGAGTGGAAGCCCCAGGTCAATATGGACCTGAACACCGAGAACAAAAAAGTCAGCGACAACCAGTGGGAAGTCGTTTTGACCCTGACCATCACCGCCAAACTGGCTGATAAGACTGCATTCGTTATCGAAGTACAGCAAGCCGGCGTATTCATGATCGACGGTTTGAGCCCGCAGCAACTGGCGCAAACTCTGGGCGCTTTCTGCCCGAACATCCTGTTCCCGTACGCTCGCGAAACCATCGACATGTTGGCGGTTAAAGGCAGCTTCCCTGCATTGATGCTGCAACCAGTCAACTTCGACGCTATCTATGCGGAAGCCGTGAAGCGTCAACAGGCGCAGCAGGCTGCTCCTGCGGAAGAAGCCAAGCACTAA
- the grxC gene encoding glutaredoxin 3 has protein sequence MAQFKPVTIYTTEFCPYCIRAKRLLEAKGASFEEIKVDFNAALRQEMMQKSGRRTVPQIWIGEEHVGGCDELYGLERAGMLDALLQSGASD, from the coding sequence ATGGCTCAGTTCAAGCCCGTGACCATTTACACCACGGAGTTCTGCCCGTATTGTATCCGGGCTAAGCGTCTCCTGGAGGCCAAAGGGGCGTCTTTCGAAGAAATTAAAGTTGATTTCAATGCCGCCCTGAGGCAGGAAATGATGCAGAAAAGCGGACGCCGCACGGTGCCGCAGATTTGGATCGGTGAGGAACATGTGGGGGGCTGCGACGAACTCTACGGTCTGGAGCGCGCCGGCATGCTGGATGCGCTGCTGCAATCGGGAGCGTCGGACTAA